Proteins encoded together in one Gaiellales bacterium window:
- a CDS encoding acetyl-CoA C-acyltransferase, which yields MPRTVILGTARTPFGRLGGGLSTLSAPQLGIHAGTAALERAGVTPEQIGYVVMGEVLQAGVGMIPSRQVSAGVGCPKGVGSDTVNKVCASGMRAVAYGDLLIRSGEHEVVLAGGMESMSNAPYLLPKARFGYTMGDGVLVDHMTSDGLTSTFTHRIMAEENSVVSAEIGSSREEQDAWALRSHQRAVQAQDDGRLAGEIVPVTVPGRKGDTVVEADEGPRRDTSAEKLAALKPVFSKDGATTAGNAPGVNDGAAAVVLASEEWAQARGLAPLARIVSEGHVADDYAYLVRTPAGAARAALDKAGMAVGDIDLFEVNEAFCSVVLNTIDLLDADADRFNVQGGAVAYGHPIGASGARLVGTLVHQLRRRGGGFGLAAICSGAAQGDAMLIEVPAP from the coding sequence ATGCCACGCACCGTCATCCTTGGGACCGCGCGCACCCCGTTCGGCCGCCTCGGCGGCGGCCTGTCCACGCTCTCGGCTCCCCAGCTCGGAATCCATGCGGGCACCGCCGCCCTGGAACGGGCAGGCGTCACCCCCGAGCAGATCGGCTACGTCGTGATGGGTGAGGTGCTGCAGGCGGGCGTCGGCATGATCCCGTCACGGCAGGTGAGCGCGGGCGTCGGCTGTCCGAAGGGGGTGGGGTCCGACACGGTCAACAAGGTCTGCGCCTCGGGCATGCGCGCGGTCGCGTACGGCGACCTGCTGATCCGCTCCGGCGAGCACGAGGTCGTGCTCGCGGGCGGCATGGAGAGCATGTCGAACGCGCCGTACCTGCTGCCCAAGGCGAGGTTCGGGTACACGATGGGCGACGGCGTGCTGGTCGACCACATGACCAGCGACGGCCTCACGTCGACGTTCACGCACCGCATCATGGCGGAGGAGAACTCCGTCGTCTCGGCGGAGATCGGCTCGTCGCGAGAGGAGCAGGACGCGTGGGCGCTGCGCAGCCATCAGCGTGCGGTGCAGGCGCAGGACGACGGGCGCCTTGCGGGCGAGATCGTCCCGGTCACCGTACCGGGGCGCAAGGGCGACACGGTGGTCGAGGCCGACGAGGGGCCGCGCCGGGACACGTCCGCCGAGAAGCTGGCTGCGCTGAAGCCCGTCTTCTCCAAGGACGGCGCCACCACGGCCGGCAACGCGCCGGGGGTGAACGACGGCGCCGCCGCGGTCGTCCTGGCGTCCGAGGAGTGGGCGCAGGCGCGAGGCCTGGCGCCGCTGGCCCGGATCGTCTCCGAGGGCCACGTCGCCGACGACTACGCGTACCTCGTCCGGACGCCGGCGGGTGCCGCCCGGGCGGCGCTCGACAAGGCCGGGATGGCGGTCGGCGACATCGACCTGTTCGAGGTGAACGAGGCGTTCTGCTCGGTGGTGCTGAACACGATCGACCTGCTCGACGCGGACGCCGACAGGTTCAACGTCCAGGGTGGCGCGGTGGCCTACGGGCACCCGATCGGCGCGTCGGGCGCCCGCCTGGTCGGGACGCTGGTGCATCAGCTGCGCCGGCGAGGCGGCGGCTTCGGCCTCGCCGCGATCTGCTCGGGCGCTGCGCAGGGCGACGCAATGCTGATCGAGGTGCCGGCGCCGTGA
- a CDS encoding anthranilate synthase component I family protein: MTRDHIIRTLPADLLTPVGAYLLVREALGAPAFLLESVERGEQVGRHSFLAAGCPVTDSLDEAVAFAGSRPGPAPGEPPFVGGAVGYISYDWVSELEPVPLPEPHDDDAGLPRMRFMLAESVVAFDHVRRTVSLIGPAGAVDRLAEVLAAPPAAETAPPSPAGPVHVETTRERYMAAVDRAREHIAAGDAFQIVPSQRLRRETAASPFAIYRALRAVNPSPYMFLLDNGGFQLVGSSPETHVRLDMEGTCELRPIAGTRPRGDTRERDDALAGELLLSEKDRAEHVMLVDLARNDLGRVCEPGTVRVERSMQVERYSHVMHIVSNVHGRLRAGADAAALLRATFPAGTLSGAPKVRAMQIISQLEGRRRGVYGGAVGYLGFGGDMDTCIAIRTIAMRDGTAYLQAGAGIVADSDPADEHQECVNKLAALGAAIDQAETGAYGP, from the coding sequence ATGACACGCGACCACATCATCCGAACGCTTCCCGCAGACCTGCTGACGCCGGTCGGCGCGTACCTGCTCGTGCGAGAGGCGCTGGGCGCACCCGCCTTCCTGCTGGAGTCGGTGGAGCGCGGGGAGCAGGTCGGCCGCCACAGCTTCCTGGCGGCCGGCTGTCCGGTCACCGACTCGCTGGACGAGGCGGTCGCATTCGCGGGCTCCCGCCCGGGGCCGGCCCCCGGCGAGCCGCCGTTCGTGGGCGGCGCCGTCGGCTACATCAGCTACGACTGGGTGTCCGAGCTGGAGCCGGTTCCGCTCCCCGAGCCGCACGACGACGACGCCGGCCTTCCGCGGATGCGGTTCATGCTCGCCGAGTCGGTGGTCGCATTCGACCACGTCAGGCGGACGGTGTCGCTGATCGGCCCGGCGGGCGCCGTCGACCGGCTGGCCGAGGTGCTGGCGGCCCCGCCCGCGGCCGAGACGGCGCCTCCCTCGCCGGCCGGCCCGGTGCACGTCGAGACCACGCGCGAGCGGTACATGGCCGCGGTCGACCGGGCCCGCGAGCACATCGCCGCCGGGGACGCCTTCCAGATCGTCCCGTCGCAGCGGCTGCGCCGCGAGACGGCCGCGTCGCCGTTTGCGATCTACCGGGCGCTGCGGGCTGTCAACCCGTCGCCCTACATGTTCCTCCTCGACAACGGCGGCTTCCAGCTGGTCGGGTCATCCCCGGAGACCCACGTGCGGCTGGACATGGAAGGAACCTGCGAGCTGCGGCCGATCGCCGGGACGCGCCCGCGGGGCGACACGCGCGAGCGGGACGATGCGCTCGCCGGCGAGCTCCTGCTGTCGGAGAAGGACCGCGCCGAGCACGTGATGCTCGTCGACCTCGCCCGTAACGACCTCGGCCGAGTGTGCGAGCCGGGCACCGTGCGGGTCGAGCGCTCGATGCAGGTGGAGCGCTACTCCCACGTCATGCACATCGTGTCGAACGTCCACGGGCGCCTGCGCGCCGGCGCGGACGCCGCCGCGCTGCTGCGCGCGACGTTCCCGGCCGGAACGCTGTCGGGCGCCCCGAAGGTGCGGGCGATGCAGATCATCTCGCAGCTCGAGGGACGCAGGCGCGGGGTCTACGGCGGCGCCGTCGGCTACCTGGGCTTCGGCGGCGACATGGACACGTGCATCGCCATCCGCACCATCGCCATGCGCGACGGCACGGCGTACCTGCAGGCGGGCGCCGGCATCGTGGCAGACTCCGATCCGGCGGATGAGCACCAGGAGTGCGTGAACAAGCTGGCCGCGCTGGGTGCGGCGATCGACCAGGCCGAGACGGGAGCGTACGGGCCGTGA
- a CDS encoding aminodeoxychorismate/anthranilate synthase component II, with the protein MRVLVIDNYDSFTYNLVDYIASAGADVRTERNDAIDPDEADRWEPTHLVVSPGPGTPREAGVSERMIERFAGRIPVLGVCLGHQVIVEMYGGRVDRATLLMHGKPDQVSHDDSQLYAGLPCPFEAGRYHSLAALEVPDVLTVTARTPDGEVMGVRHRQQPTHGVQFHPESVLTPHGRTLIENFLRMEGPG; encoded by the coding sequence GTGAGGGTGCTCGTGATCGACAACTACGACTCGTTCACCTACAACCTGGTCGACTACATCGCGTCGGCCGGCGCCGACGTGCGCACCGAGCGAAACGACGCCATCGACCCGGACGAGGCGGACCGGTGGGAGCCAACGCACCTGGTGGTCTCGCCGGGGCCCGGGACGCCGCGCGAGGCGGGCGTGTCCGAGCGCATGATCGAGCGGTTCGCCGGTCGCATCCCCGTGCTCGGCGTGTGCCTGGGCCACCAGGTGATCGTGGAGATGTACGGCGGGCGCGTCGACCGGGCCACGCTCTTGATGCACGGCAAGCCGGATCAGGTCAGCCACGACGACTCGCAGCTCTATGCCGGGCTGCCGTGCCCGTTCGAGGCCGGGCGGTACCACTCGCTGGCCGCCCTCGAGGTGCCGGACGTGCTCACCGTCACGGCGCGCACCCCCGACGGCGAGGTGATGGGCGTCCGCCACCGACAGCAGCCGACGCACGGCGTGCAGTTCCACCCCGAATCGGTGCTGACACCGCACGGACGGACGCTGATCGAGAACTTCCTGCGCATGGAGGGGCCGGGGTGA
- the trpD gene encoding anthranilate phosphoribosyltransferase: MIDVAITTLVERRNLLGEEAHAAMMQVMSGEATPAQIAGFLIALRMKGETVEEITGCARAMRAHVTRAVPRHDTLVDTAGTGGDGAHTFNISTSAALVAAAAGAYVAKHGNRAVSSRSGSADVLEALGVRIDLAPADVADCIDEVGFGFMFAQAHHPAMRHAGPVRRELGVRTVFNLLGPLTNPAGARRQVVGVYAAELVEPIAQALSALGCEHALVAHGAGGLDELTPTGENLVAEVRDGAVTTFTVDPREFGAGPGTPEDLGGGDARDNAAIIRTVFDGETGPRRDAVILNGGAALYVAGVSESLEQGVYDARDAIDDGRAAATLERLVAFTGERAEAGP; the protein is encoded by the coding sequence GTGATCGACGTGGCGATCACCACGCTGGTCGAGCGCCGGAACCTGCTCGGCGAGGAGGCGCACGCCGCGATGATGCAGGTGATGAGCGGCGAGGCGACGCCCGCGCAGATCGCGGGGTTCCTCATCGCACTGCGGATGAAGGGCGAGACGGTCGAGGAGATCACCGGCTGCGCCCGGGCAATGCGCGCCCACGTCACGCGCGCGGTGCCGCGCCACGACACGCTCGTCGACACGGCCGGCACGGGCGGTGACGGGGCCCACACGTTCAACATCTCCACCTCCGCGGCGCTCGTCGCGGCGGCGGCCGGAGCGTACGTCGCCAAGCACGGCAACAGGGCGGTGTCGTCGCGAAGCGGCTCGGCCGATGTACTCGAGGCGCTCGGCGTGCGCATCGACCTCGCGCCGGCCGACGTTGCCGACTGCATCGACGAGGTTGGGTTCGGGTTCATGTTCGCGCAGGCGCACCACCCGGCGATGCGCCACGCCGGGCCGGTGCGACGGGAGCTGGGCGTCCGCACGGTGTTCAACCTGCTCGGGCCGCTGACGAATCCCGCGGGCGCGCGGCGCCAGGTGGTCGGCGTCTATGCGGCCGAGCTGGTCGAGCCGATCGCACAGGCCCTGTCAGCGCTGGGCTGTGAGCACGCGCTGGTCGCGCACGGCGCGGGAGGGCTGGACGAGCTGACCCCCACCGGCGAGAACCTGGTCGCGGAGGTTCGCGACGGCGCGGTCACGACGTTCACGGTCGACCCGCGCGAGTTCGGCGCGGGGCCGGGAACGCCGGAGGACCTCGGCGGTGGTGACGCGCGGGACAACGCCGCCATCATCCGCACGGTCTTCGACGGCGAGACCGGCCCGCGGCGCGACGCGGTGATCCTGAACGGGGGTGCGGCGCTCTATGTGGCCGGCGTCAGCGAGTCGCTCGAGCAGGGGGTGTACGACGCCCGGGACGCGATCGACGACGGCCGCGCCGCGGCGACGCTCGAGCGCCTGGTCGCGTTCACCGGCGAGCGCGCGGAGGCAGGGCCGTGA
- a CDS encoding indole-3-glycerol phosphate synthase TrpC: MSGYLARIGGDVRRDVPEPARGFADALRAGTGVAVIAEVKRSSPSQGAIAPDADIPGTAVRYEAGGAACLSVLCAERDFGGSLDHLRAARDAVTIPAIAKDFTVFPEQVARQRLAGADAILVILAMVTDEEARRLIQTASLLGMDALVETHDAAEVERAVSLEARLVGVNARDLETLEIDRGRQLELIASLPDGLLRIAESGIGSRGDVEAARDAGADAVLVGTALMREPALLEQLVGVPRG; encoded by the coding sequence GTGAGCGGGTATCTCGCCCGCATCGGCGGCGACGTCCGCCGGGACGTTCCCGAGCCGGCGCGCGGCTTCGCGGACGCGCTGCGAGCCGGAACGGGCGTCGCGGTGATCGCCGAGGTGAAGCGGAGCTCGCCGTCCCAGGGCGCGATCGCCCCCGACGCCGACATCCCGGGCACCGCCGTCCGCTACGAGGCGGGCGGGGCCGCGTGCCTCTCCGTCCTGTGCGCGGAGCGGGACTTCGGCGGGTCGCTCGATCACCTGCGCGCCGCCCGGGACGCCGTGACGATCCCGGCGATCGCGAAGGACTTCACGGTCTTTCCCGAGCAGGTCGCGCGGCAGCGCCTGGCCGGCGCGGACGCGATCCTCGTGATCCTCGCCATGGTCACCGACGAGGAAGCCCGCCGCCTGATCCAGACCGCATCGCTGCTCGGCATGGACGCGCTCGTCGAGACGCACGACGCCGCCGAGGTCGAGCGCGCCGTGTCGCTCGAGGCGCGCCTCGTCGGCGTCAACGCCCGAGACCTGGAGACGCTCGAGATCGACCGCGGCCGGCAGCTGGAGCTGATCGCCTCGCTGCCGGACGGCCTCCTGCGGATCGCCGAGTCGGGCATCGGCTCGCGAGGCGACGTCGAGGCGGCGCGCGACGCGGGCGCCGACGCGGTGCTCGTCGGCACGGCGCTGATGCGGGAGCCGGCACTGCTCGAGCAGCTGGTCGGGGTGCCTCGTGGTTGA
- a CDS encoding phosphoribosylanthranilate isomerase, whose amino-acid sequence MVEVLVKICGLTREQDVDAAVEAGADMVGFVVVPSSPRGVDVARARDLARRAPEHVRSVAVFRDPDGVPPGVHDDFDLVQVYGLPASTERTILAFDRLPLPALPDGVPVLLDRPKGVPERDDDLREHWRRAAGVGGRVMLAGGLHPGNVADAVRCARPWAVDTARGVEAEPGVKDDALIRAFVRNAKEAA is encoded by the coding sequence GTGGTTGAGGTGCTCGTCAAGATCTGCGGGCTGACGCGCGAGCAGGACGTCGACGCGGCGGTGGAGGCGGGCGCGGACATGGTGGGGTTCGTCGTGGTGCCGTCGAGCCCGCGCGGCGTGGACGTCGCACGCGCGCGCGACCTTGCGCGCCGGGCGCCCGAGCATGTCCGCTCGGTTGCGGTCTTCCGCGACCCGGACGGCGTGCCGCCGGGAGTGCACGACGACTTCGATCTCGTCCAGGTGTACGGGCTGCCCGCCTCCACCGAGCGCACGATCCTCGCCTTCGACCGGCTGCCGCTGCCCGCACTCCCGGACGGCGTGCCCGTGCTGCTCGACCGGCCGAAGGGCGTGCCTGAGCGCGACGACGATCTGCGGGAGCACTGGAGGCGCGCCGCCGGGGTGGGCGGCCGGGTGATGCTGGCCGGAGGCCTGCACCCCGGTAACGTCGCCGACGCGGTGCGCTGCGCCCGTCCCTGGGCGGTGGACACGGCCCGTGGCGTCGAGGCCGAGCCGGGAGTGAAGGACGATGCACTGATCCGTGCGTTCGTCCGCAACGCGAAGGAGGCGGCATGA